A window of the Desulfopila inferna genome harbors these coding sequences:
- the cobT gene encoding nicotinate-nucleotide--dimethylbenzimidazole phosphoribosyltransferase, translated as MSTLEKTLKRIFPQDSISREEAKNRLDQLAIPYWALGDLMDLAIEIAGMTRTIKPAVKRKAIVTMAGDHGVTVEGISKFPSEVTPQMVANFVNGGAGINALARQAGADIFVVDMGVNADLNNLASSGKIINKKVGLGTDNIARGPAMSHAMARRAIESGIEIADELSKSYDIFGTGDMGIGNTTPSTAIAAVFTKKDVAELTGRGTGLDDQQLLHKIKIVEKAIAINNPNAAKGLDVLAKIGGFEIGGIAGLILGAAANSKPVIVDGFISTAGAMIASSIEPFVRDYLIFSHKSVEPGHEAMQTYLGCNKPLLDLNLRLGEGTGGALAMNLVEAAVAILTEVSTFEEAAVANADK; from the coding sequence ATGAGCACACTGGAAAAAACTCTCAAGAGGATCTTCCCTCAGGACAGCATTAGTCGGGAGGAGGCAAAAAACAGACTCGATCAGCTCGCCATACCGTATTGGGCCCTCGGAGATCTCATGGATCTTGCCATTGAAATAGCCGGGATGACGCGTACGATCAAACCGGCCGTAAAGCGAAAGGCCATTGTGACCATGGCCGGGGATCATGGTGTGACCGTTGAAGGCATCAGCAAGTTTCCCAGTGAGGTCACACCTCAGATGGTTGCCAATTTTGTCAATGGAGGGGCAGGAATTAATGCTCTTGCCCGCCAGGCAGGCGCGGACATCTTTGTGGTCGATATGGGCGTAAATGCCGACCTCAACAATTTGGCCAGTTCCGGAAAGATTATCAATAAAAAGGTTGGCTTAGGGACTGATAACATTGCCCGGGGTCCTGCCATGAGCCATGCCATGGCCAGACGCGCAATCGAATCCGGAATCGAGATAGCCGATGAACTTTCGAAAAGCTACGATATATTCGGCACCGGAGATATGGGGATCGGAAATACCACTCCTTCTACAGCCATTGCTGCGGTGTTTACCAAAAAAGATGTGGCCGAACTGACGGGTAGGGGGACCGGTCTCGATGACCAACAGCTTCTCCACAAGATAAAAATAGTAGAGAAGGCCATCGCGATCAACAATCCCAACGCTGCGAAGGGGCTGGATGTTCTGGCCAAAATAGGTGGTTTTGAAATTGGCGGGATTGCCGGATTGATCCTGGGGGCGGCCGCTAACTCCAAACCTGTCATTGTCGATGGATTTATCTCTACAGCCGGGGCGATGATTGCATCATCCATCGAACCCTTTGTCAGGGATTATCTGATTTTTTCCCATAAGTCAGTAGAACCTGGACATGAAGCCATGCAGACTTATCTTGGCTGCAACAAACCGCTTCTTGATCTTAATCTGCGGCTTGGAGAAGGAACAGGTGGTGCATTGGCCATGAACCTGGTTGAGGCTGCGGTTGCGATCTTGACGGAAGTTTCCACCTTTGAAGAAGCTGCAGTGGCAAATGCCGACAAGTAG
- the cobU gene encoding bifunctional adenosylcobinamide kinase/adenosylcobinamide-phosphate guanylyltransferase: MSDIILVTGGSRSGKSLYAQQRAEAIEGKRMFIATCPKIDPEMDDRITKHKRDRQGKGWFTIEEEVEISTVLRSHRDVDVILVDCLTLWVNNLIYKDRETCRSIDEAQMSLLCEEMLRVGSSHPATIIFVTNEIGSGIVPESPATRHYRDLVGRCNQNIAQGADEVVLVCCGLPLTLKKYKPS, encoded by the coding sequence GTGTCTGATATTATTCTCGTTACCGGTGGATCAAGAAGCGGCAAAAGCCTTTATGCCCAACAACGCGCCGAAGCAATAGAGGGGAAGAGGATGTTTATCGCCACCTGTCCCAAAATCGATCCGGAGATGGATGATCGGATAACAAAACATAAGCGGGACAGACAGGGAAAGGGATGGTTTACCATTGAAGAAGAGGTGGAGATCAGCACTGTACTGCGGTCTCATCGTGATGTTGATGTTATTCTTGTCGATTGTCTGACGTTATGGGTCAACAACCTTATATACAAAGACCGCGAGACATGCCGGAGCATCGACGAAGCCCAGATGTCCCTTCTCTGTGAAGAAATGCTAAGAGTAGGCAGTAGCCATCCCGCCACTATTATTTTTGTTACAAATGAAATTGGATCAGGTATTGTGCCGGAGTCTCCCGCGACCAGACACTACCGGGATCTTGTCGGCAGATGCAATCAAAACATCGCTCAAGGCGCCGATGAAGTGGTACTGGTCTGTTGCGGTCTTCCACTCACATTGAAAAAATACAAACCCAGCTGA
- a CDS encoding histidine phosphatase family protein produces MKKIFLLRHGSTTLTDRYVGVSDIELSENGIEEILAQVPYVARHSFPIIFCSPLRRCRQTREALGLHRDVIYDERIAEINFGKWEGKTFSEIACSSPDLVEEWRCAGSSFCFPGGEKLADFYERINDFASSVHAAEAGKILIISHGGVIRHLVCRFLNLSFDSYLYFKVECGKFTILDLHSDGGILTGLNNGVIRV; encoded by the coding sequence ATGAAAAAGATTTTTCTGCTGCGACATGGCTCAACAACGCTCACCGACAGATATGTAGGTGTTTCCGATATAGAATTATCAGAAAATGGAATAGAAGAGATTCTCGCTCAAGTTCCATATGTTGCCCGGCATTCCTTTCCGATAATTTTCTGCAGCCCCTTGAGAAGATGCCGACAAACCAGAGAGGCTTTGGGGCTTCATCGGGATGTAATTTACGATGAACGAATAGCTGAGATCAATTTCGGAAAATGGGAGGGGAAAACTTTTTCTGAAATTGCCTGCTCGTCGCCCGATCTGGTAGAGGAATGGCGTTGTGCCGGCAGTTCATTTTGTTTTCCCGGAGGGGAAAAGCTAGCTGATTTTTATGAGCGCATCAATGATTTTGCCTCTTCGGTTCACGCCGCCGAAGCCGGGAAAATTCTTATCATTTCCCATGGGGGGGTAATTCGACACCTGGTTTGCCGTTTCCTGAATTTATCTTTTGACTCGTATTTATACTTTAAGGTCGAGTGCGGAAAATTTACCATACTTGACCTGCATAGCGATGGCGGAATTTTGACAGGATTAAACAATGGAGTGATACGTGTCTGA
- a CDS encoding YcaO-like family protein: MKKQKVTFSDCLKTFTIDQDKAISPEETVKRFYAKLEKPNIKILSEVKRIDNGRLDIPVYFSVCGEDAVNIIGTKKQMGKGASPMQAKASACMELAERFSFFSFKNSAANFITGDYAAMRSQGYPVMELHYLLQSVHDEKTDEATLERLLAEIPMQWTWATNITKNEEVLIPFSWFYAINEFNGPSAGNTYEEAALQGISEIVERHVCSVITHNQMATPTIDPDSVQDPVARKLIDTFEKNGIQLYLNDFSLNTGICTVGALAVDPATFPEKSEIVYTAGTTPDAEKAIIRAITEVAQLAGDFNSNSNYVASGLPKPLSLAEVEYVTNPGLHTTVSRMNDLSHNNIKVEVENCTAALEKIGMDIFMIDVAHEDLEIPALYTIIPGAHFRERSMIRSVGLFAAKLVVELIDNPGEIEEALDRMSEVSPDTYYVEFYRGRNLFNLELYEEALPHFEKSLLLDPEKEDLPYIYSYQGNCLSKIGQYDAAIAALIKGCHEDDERPDLYNLLGVCYFKKELYEKAIECFKRAVDLNPTSAMDYANLGVNYAKLGKDNEAVQFFTLALTLDSSLDFAQDYLDRLLAEKQK; encoded by the coding sequence ATGAAAAAGCAAAAAGTTACATTTTCGGACTGTCTCAAAACCTTTACTATAGATCAGGATAAGGCAATTTCGCCTGAAGAAACAGTTAAGCGTTTCTACGCTAAACTGGAAAAACCAAATATCAAAATCCTGAGTGAAGTGAAACGGATCGATAACGGCAGACTTGATATCCCGGTTTACTTTAGCGTGTGCGGGGAAGATGCGGTCAATATAATCGGTACCAAAAAACAGATGGGCAAAGGGGCCTCCCCTATGCAGGCCAAGGCATCCGCCTGTATGGAACTTGCTGAACGTTTTTCCTTCTTCTCCTTTAAGAACTCTGCCGCCAACTTCATCACAGGGGACTATGCCGCTATGCGTTCTCAGGGATATCCGGTGATGGAGCTTCATTACCTCCTGCAGTCTGTCCATGATGAAAAAACCGACGAGGCAACCCTGGAAAGACTTCTTGCCGAAATTCCCATGCAGTGGACCTGGGCCACCAATATTACCAAGAACGAAGAGGTTCTGATTCCCTTTTCCTGGTTCTATGCGATCAATGAATTTAACGGTCCTTCGGCCGGTAATACTTACGAAGAGGCGGCTCTGCAGGGAATCAGTGAGATCGTTGAACGACATGTCTGCTCGGTAATTACCCACAACCAAATGGCGACACCGACAATAGATCCTGACTCTGTGCAAGATCCAGTCGCACGAAAGCTTATTGACACATTCGAAAAAAATGGAATTCAGCTTTATCTTAATGATTTTTCACTGAATACTGGAATCTGTACGGTAGGAGCTCTTGCTGTTGATCCTGCGACATTTCCGGAGAAGAGTGAAATAGTTTACACAGCCGGGACAACCCCTGATGCAGAGAAGGCCATAATCAGGGCGATAACCGAGGTTGCCCAGCTTGCCGGTGATTTCAACTCCAATTCAAATTACGTTGCCTCGGGCCTTCCCAAACCACTTTCGCTTGCCGAAGTTGAATATGTGACCAATCCGGGCCTGCACACAACTGTTTCCAGGATGAACGATCTCTCTCACAATAATATCAAGGTTGAGGTTGAAAACTGTACAGCCGCCCTTGAGAAAATCGGAATGGACATTTTCATGATTGATGTGGCTCATGAAGATCTTGAAATTCCAGCTCTTTATACCATCATTCCCGGAGCCCATTTTCGTGAGCGTTCGATGATCCGTTCAGTGGGATTATTTGCCGCCAAGCTGGTGGTTGAACTTATTGACAATCCAGGTGAAATTGAGGAAGCTCTGGACCGGATGAGCGAAGTGTCGCCGGATACCTACTATGTTGAATTTTATCGAGGCCGGAATCTATTTAACCTCGAGCTCTATGAAGAAGCGCTGCCACATTTTGAGAAATCTCTGTTGCTTGATCCGGAAAAAGAGGATCTGCCATATATCTATTCCTATCAAGGCAACTGTCTCTCCAAGATAGGTCAATATGATGCTGCTATTGCCGCTCTTATCAAGGGATGTCATGAAGATGATGAACGCCCCGATCTTTATAATCTTCTCGGCGTATGTTACTTTAAAAAAGAACTGTACGAGAAAGCCATTGAGTGTTTCAAACGCGCAGTCGATCTTAATCCGACCTCGGCAATGGACTACGCCAATCTTGGGGTAAATTACGCCAAATTAGGAAAAGATAATGAGGCTGTACAATTTTTCACCCTTGCACTGACTCTGGATTCCTCCCTGGATTTTGCACAGGATTATCTCGATAGGCTTCTAGCGGAAAAGCAAAAATGA
- a CDS encoding EAL and HDOD domain-containing protein produces the protein MAGKSYCITENCLKVIMMDVFVARQPIFDREKILFGYELLFREGNSNVFPDIDGDTATTSLLSSSFFTVGIDRIAVGKPAFINFTEDLIKEGTPHLFPQDKLVVEILESVSPDPKTIQACRELKEQGYMLALDDFVYSGSFDELLELVDIVKIDFRLTSRETIETMITSLLSRGCKILAEKIETYEEFNAAASLGFQYFQGYFFSRPEILKNKELSASQLIMLQLLAQLNSAEFDISTLEELVIQDVSISYKLLNYLNSAHFSRLQPISSIKQAISFLGEKSFKLFVSLIVTSKLAENKPLELIRLSIVRARFLELVGIETGRDSSEMFLLGLFSLIDAMLDKNMEEIFSKLPLSWNIQSALLHRQGELFFFLRLLESYETGNWVAFKYAHKKAAIDSGKVVEFYLESLRWAESFNQE, from the coding sequence ATGGCAGGAAAGAGTTACTGTATTACTGAAAACTGTCTCAAGGTCATAATGATGGACGTTTTTGTTGCCCGTCAGCCAATATTCGACAGAGAAAAAATACTCTTTGGATACGAACTTCTCTTCCGGGAAGGAAATTCCAATGTTTTTCCGGACATAGATGGAGATACAGCGACAACCAGCCTGTTGTCTTCTTCGTTTTTCACCGTCGGAATAGACAGAATTGCCGTAGGTAAGCCAGCTTTTATTAATTTCACAGAAGATTTGATTAAAGAAGGAACGCCGCACCTCTTTCCTCAAGATAAACTGGTGGTTGAAATACTGGAAAGCGTCTCACCGGATCCAAAGACCATACAGGCCTGCAGGGAGTTGAAGGAGCAGGGATATATGCTGGCCCTCGATGATTTCGTCTATTCCGGATCATTCGATGAGTTGCTCGAGCTTGTCGATATCGTAAAGATAGATTTTCGCCTGACCTCAAGAGAAACTATCGAAACTATGATCACCTCGCTGTTATCCAGAGGCTGTAAAATCCTTGCGGAAAAGATAGAGACATATGAAGAGTTTAACGCCGCAGCCTCTCTGGGGTTCCAATATTTTCAAGGATATTTTTTTTCCAGACCGGAGATCCTCAAAAACAAAGAACTCTCTGCATCTCAGTTGATAATGCTGCAGCTGCTGGCCCAGCTCAATTCTGCGGAATTCGATATATCCACACTGGAAGAACTGGTTATCCAGGATGTTTCCATATCTTATAAGCTGTTAAACTATCTCAACTCTGCTCATTTCAGCAGGCTGCAGCCGATATCTTCGATCAAACAGGCTATAAGCTTTCTCGGGGAGAAAAGTTTCAAGCTTTTCGTAAGTCTCATCGTCACCAGCAAACTTGCTGAAAACAAGCCTCTTGAGCTTATCCGCCTCTCCATCGTCCGTGCCCGTTTCCTTGAACTGGTCGGCATTGAAACCGGTAGAGACAGCAGTGAGATGTTCCTGTTGGGGTTGTTCTCCCTCATTGACGCAATGCTCGATAAGAATATGGAAGAGATTTTCAGCAAGCTTCCTCTGTCATGGAACATCCAGTCGGCCCTTCTGCACCGGCAGGGTGAGCTGTTCTTTTTTCTGCGCCTTCTGGAAAGTTATGAAACCGGCAATTGGGTAGCTTTTAAATATGCCCATAAAAAAGCTGCAATTGATAGTGGAAAAGTAGTAGAATTTTACCTCGAATCTCTCAGGTGGGCCGAATCATTCAACCAGGAATGA
- the tsaE gene encoding tRNA (adenosine(37)-N6)-threonylcarbamoyltransferase complex ATPase subunit type 1 TsaE produces the protein MKTIKLTLDSETETKKFGIGLGKLAGQGDVICLDGQLGSGKTTLTQAIALGMGIDKNCYVTSPSFNIFHEYPGIIPLYHMDFYRLSNSDDVVEMGLDEYFYGSGVTVIEWAGKALDILPQDRLSIFLTGSGQNARVAVCTYPEALWQERVTVLLKTVSRS, from the coding sequence ATGAAAACCATTAAACTTACACTGGATTCAGAAACAGAAACCAAGAAATTCGGTATCGGTCTCGGAAAACTCGCCGGCCAAGGGGATGTTATTTGTCTGGACGGTCAGCTGGGTTCCGGAAAAACGACCTTGACCCAAGCTATTGCCTTGGGAATGGGCATTGACAAAAATTGCTATGTGACCAGTCCTTCCTTCAATATATTCCACGAATATCCAGGCATTATACCACTCTATCACATGGACTTCTACCGACTGTCGAACAGCGATGATGTCGTGGAAATGGGACTTGATGAATATTTTTACGGATCAGGTGTGACGGTGATTGAATGGGCCGGCAAAGCCTTGGATATTCTGCCGCAGGACAGATTGTCAATTTTTCTCACCGGCAGTGGTCAGAATGCAAGAGTTGCTGTTTGTACATACCCGGAAGCCTTATGGCAGGAAAGAGTTACTGTATTACTGAAAACTGTCTCAAGGTCATAA
- a CDS encoding cold-shock protein — MLDRVKGKVKWFNASKGYGFLERPNGEADVFVHFSAIQGEGFRSLEEGENVEFSVAKTDKGLQAENVAKMM; from the coding sequence ATGTTAGATCGTGTTAAGGGAAAGGTGAAGTGGTTTAATGCAAGCAAAGGGTATGGCTTTCTTGAGAGACCAAATGGAGAGGCCGATGTTTTCGTGCACTTCAGCGCCATTCAGGGCGAAGGCTTTCGCAGCCTGGAGGAAGGTGAAAACGTTGAGTTTTCCGTAGCAAAAACCGATAAAGGTCTGCAGGCTGAAAATGTCGCTAAAATGATGTAG
- a CDS encoding extracellular solute-binding protein: MIKIITFPKILFFFSIISFFFHGTQISYGAHGLSIDDTLKYEKGFKQFEYTSAEARKGGRLILHSIGGFDKMNPYTLKGITPFGLEELVFEPLAISSLDEPFAKYGLIAEDIEVAEDKLSMTLVLDEGAAFSDGSEVTAEDVLFSLNIMKSNKVHPLYADYYFDIKGAEILNKHTIKFIFSQKNRELPLIALSIPIFSKAFYSEHEFGQEDLRVPPLGTGPYIVEKIVQGKTIVYKRNPNYWAKEKSVRRGMYNFDTITIKYYKDQTVSVEAFKAGEFDVLFVNIAKQWARDMTGPKFENGTIVKKLFPHMNNAGMQGLVMNLRNPLFADVRVREALSLAFDFEWTNRSLFYNQYTRSDSFFSNSYLAATDKPQGLELQYLKEFEDELPERIFTTPLQPPVNEEEGDRRENLLRAKALLNEAGWQVENGGLVNDKGQPFEFEILLVSPSFSRVMAPYVKNLSRLGIRADYRVLDQALYTERVQNFDFDMIISVFSQSQSPGNEQKNYWHSEAADKPGSGNIAGIRSPAVDALVEKIIYATTQDELTAATKALDRVLWYGFYVVPNWHVSGHRLAYYDKFEHPRTLPKYYNYFQLLMTWWAK; encoded by the coding sequence ATGATAAAAATTATTACATTTCCGAAGATTCTATTCTTCTTCTCCATAATCTCTTTCTTTTTCCATGGCACTCAAATCTCTTATGGTGCACATGGCCTATCGATTGACGATACTTTAAAATACGAGAAAGGTTTTAAACAGTTCGAGTATACCTCTGCAGAGGCCCGCAAGGGTGGACGGCTCATTCTTCACAGTATAGGTGGTTTTGATAAAATGAACCCATATACACTTAAAGGTATCACTCCCTTTGGTCTTGAGGAACTGGTCTTTGAGCCTCTTGCGATCTCGAGCCTTGACGAACCATTTGCTAAATACGGTCTCATTGCCGAAGATATCGAGGTGGCTGAGGATAAACTTTCCATGACCCTGGTGCTCGATGAGGGCGCCGCCTTCTCAGATGGGAGTGAAGTTACCGCTGAAGATGTTCTATTTTCATTAAACATTATGAAAAGCAACAAAGTTCACCCCCTTTATGCAGATTATTATTTTGATATCAAAGGTGCTGAAATACTGAATAAACATACCATAAAGTTCATATTCAGCCAGAAAAACAGAGAATTGCCACTGATCGCTCTGTCAATACCAATTTTTTCCAAGGCCTTTTATTCAGAACATGAGTTCGGTCAGGAAGATTTACGTGTTCCGCCTCTGGGTACTGGTCCCTATATCGTGGAAAAGATCGTTCAGGGAAAGACCATCGTCTACAAAAGAAACCCCAACTACTGGGCAAAGGAGAAGAGTGTACGTCGAGGGATGTACAATTTCGATACTATTACCATAAAGTACTACAAAGATCAGACCGTCTCGGTGGAGGCATTTAAGGCAGGTGAATTTGACGTGCTCTTTGTGAATATTGCCAAACAGTGGGCCCGCGATATGACCGGACCGAAATTTGAAAACGGCACCATCGTAAAAAAACTGTTTCCCCACATGAATAATGCCGGGATGCAGGGGCTGGTCATGAACCTGAGAAATCCTCTTTTTGCCGATGTTCGGGTCCGGGAAGCATTATCTCTTGCCTTCGATTTTGAGTGGACCAACAGATCGCTTTTTTACAATCAGTACACCAGAAGTGATTCCTTTTTCAGTAATTCCTATCTTGCCGCAACGGATAAACCGCAGGGGCTTGAACTGCAATATCTGAAGGAGTTTGAAGACGAACTCCCCGAACGAATTTTCACGACTCCACTGCAACCGCCGGTTAATGAAGAGGAGGGCGACCGTCGCGAAAATTTGCTGCGAGCCAAAGCCTTGCTCAATGAAGCCGGCTGGCAGGTGGAGAATGGGGGGCTGGTCAACGACAAGGGGCAGCCGTTTGAGTTTGAGATTCTCTTGGTTTCGCCCAGTTTCAGCCGGGTAATGGCGCCCTATGTAAAGAATCTCTCCAGGCTTGGAATCAGGGCAGATTACAGGGTCCTGGATCAGGCTCTGTATACTGAAAGGGTACAGAATTTCGACTTTGATATGATCATTAGTGTTTTCAGCCAGTCCCAATCCCCTGGAAATGAACAGAAGAACTACTGGCATTCTGAAGCTGCCGACAAGCCAGGATCAGGTAATATTGCAGGAATACGTTCTCCAGCCGTTGACGCCCTGGTCGAAAAAATCATCTACGCAACAACCCAGGATGAACTGACAGCAGCCACCAAGGCTCTTGACAGAGTACTATGGTACGGTTTTTACGTCGTTCCCAACTGGCATGTGAGCGGGCACAGATTGGCCTATTACGATAAATTTGAACACCCACGGACTTTGCCTAAATACTATAACTATTTCCAACTGCTGATGACCTGGTGGGCCAAATAA
- a CDS encoding 3-isopropylmalate dehydratase large subunit, which yields MGKTIAQKIFEAHLRDNPTPENMVLDLDVVMCHEITTPIAIMDLVEKGMDSVFDPNKIKAVIDHVTPAKDSKTATQGKILRDWAKRHNIKDFFDIGANGVCHALFPEKGFIRPGYTAIMGDSHTCTHGAFGAFAAGVGTTDLEVGIYKGVCSFRKPKTLRIYLTGELRKGVSAKDVILAIIKKITVNGGTDKVIEFVGPVVDAFNMSQRMTLCNMAVEAGATSGICMPDRVTAEYLWPSIKDDYISLEAAVEDFLKWHSDEDAVFEDTIHIDVSTLVPQMTVQFKPDQVVDIESIEDTAVDQVYIGSCTNGRIEDLREAAQILKDRSLAPGVRGIVTPATPHIYSMALDEGLIKIFMDAGFCVLNPTCGACLGMSAGVLAEGEVCASTTNRNFNGRMGKGGMVHLLSPYSAAAAAVTGRITDPRTLLD from the coding sequence ATGGGAAAAACCATTGCACAAAAAATATTCGAGGCCCATCTCCGTGATAATCCCACCCCGGAAAATATGGTTCTCGATCTTGATGTGGTGATGTGCCATGAAATTACCACACCCATCGCCATTATGGATCTTGTCGAAAAAGGTATGGATTCAGTCTTTGATCCCAATAAGATCAAGGCTGTAATCGACCATGTGACACCTGCAAAGGATTCCAAGACCGCTACCCAGGGAAAGATCCTGCGTGATTGGGCAAAACGGCATAATATTAAAGATTTTTTTGATATTGGGGCCAATGGAGTCTGCCATGCATTGTTCCCTGAGAAAGGATTTATACGTCCCGGTTACACTGCCATTATGGGAGATTCCCATACTTGTACGCATGGCGCTTTCGGAGCATTCGCCGCGGGCGTCGGCACAACCGACCTGGAAGTTGGCATCTACAAGGGCGTCTGTTCTTTCAGGAAACCGAAAACCCTCAGAATCTACCTAACCGGCGAACTTCGAAAAGGAGTCTCTGCAAAGGATGTCATTCTGGCCATAATAAAAAAGATTACTGTAAACGGCGGCACGGACAAGGTAATCGAGTTTGTTGGACCGGTTGTCGATGCTTTCAATATGTCGCAACGGATGACACTCTGTAATATGGCGGTGGAGGCTGGTGCTACCAGCGGAATCTGCATGCCAGACAGAGTTACGGCAGAATATCTCTGGCCATCCATCAAGGATGATTACATCTCTCTTGAGGCTGCCGTCGAGGACTTCCTTAAATGGCATTCAGATGAAGATGCCGTCTTTGAGGATACCATACATATTGATGTCAGCACCCTGGTTCCCCAGATGACTGTTCAGTTTAAACCGGACCAGGTGGTGGATATAGAATCGATCGAAGATACAGCCGTCGACCAGGTCTATATCGGTTCCTGCACCAACGGGCGCATTGAAGATCTGCGCGAAGCCGCTCAAATACTGAAAGACAGATCTCTTGCACCCGGTGTCCGGGGAATAGTGACTCCTGCCACCCCACATATTTACAGCATGGCTCTCGATGAAGGTCTGATAAAGATTTTTATGGACGCGGGTTTCTGTGTTCTCAACCCGACATGCGGTGCCTGTCTGGGCATGAGTGCAGGTGTGTTGGCCGAGGGTGAGGTTTGTGCCTCTACCACCAATCGAAACTTCAACGGACGTATGGGCAAAGGCGGCATGGTGCACCTGCTGAGCCCCTATTCCGCGGCTGCCGCAGCTGTAACCGGCAGGATCACCGATCCTCGCACCTTACTTGATTGA
- a CDS encoding 3-isopropylmalate dehydratase small subunit: MKTFGGPALFLDRDDINTDEIIPAKYLTEITKTALGPHLLEDLLVDDQAFDNRSQQMNEAKVIVTRANFGCGSSREHAVWVFEVNNINVIVAESFARIFRQNMFNCGILAIELPKKDIDRILAMTGKVEIQVDLEGETLQAESSDAACDSVTCKFELNHFDRDLVGAGGWLAYADQRY; encoded by the coding sequence ATGAAGACATTTGGCGGTCCAGCTCTTTTTCTGGACAGAGACGATATAAATACCGATGAGATAATACCCGCGAAATACCTCACGGAAATCACCAAAACAGCCTTAGGTCCTCATCTTCTTGAGGATCTCCTGGTAGACGATCAGGCTTTCGATAATCGATCGCAGCAGATGAATGAGGCGAAGGTCATTGTCACCCGGGCAAATTTTGGCTGCGGTTCTTCACGCGAACACGCCGTCTGGGTTTTTGAAGTGAACAATATCAACGTAATTGTTGCTGAAAGTTTTGCCCGCATATTCCGGCAGAATATGTTCAACTGCGGGATTCTTGCCATCGAGCTGCCCAAAAAGGATATAGACAGAATTCTTGCCATGACCGGCAAGGTCGAGATTCAGGTCGATCTGGAAGGGGAAACACTGCAGGCTGAATCATCCGACGCCGCCTGTGATTCGGTGACCTGCAAGTTTGAACTTAATCATTTTGACAGGGATCTGGTTGGAGCCGGCGGCTGGCTGGCCTACGCCGACCAACGTTATTAA
- a CDS encoding DnaJ C-terminal domain-containing protein encodes MDYYQTLGVSKNAGTSEIKKAYRKLALKYHPDKNPGDKEAESKFKEISEAYAVLSDPEKKKQYDTYGSTDFHKRYSQEDIFRNFDLNDILRQFGFDGGSGRATFHTGRGGSQSNPFSSFFKMGAEDMQGRSSGGYAQPAKGQDMVYQLSVSLDDIMKGANKNISLRKNGEIQNVSVKVPAGIEAGKKLRLKGKGGVAPAGGVPGDLFLKVDVMPHEIFSRDGDDLIMAVQIQFSEACLGTQVEVTTLEGKKFNVKVPPGTPCDARLRIKGHGLPHGPLGDRGDIYVKVGIRVPHELTEAQKELVNQLKEHGM; translated from the coding sequence ATGGACTATTATCAAACATTAGGTGTATCCAAAAATGCCGGTACAAGCGAGATTAAAAAAGCCTATCGAAAGCTCGCTCTTAAGTATCATCCTGACAAGAACCCCGGTGACAAAGAAGCCGAATCAAAGTTCAAAGAGATAAGCGAAGCATATGCGGTCTTGTCGGACCCTGAAAAAAAGAAGCAATATGACACATATGGTTCAACCGATTTCCATAAGCGATATTCTCAAGAAGATATTTTCAGAAACTTTGATCTCAATGACATATTAAGACAGTTCGGCTTTGACGGAGGGAGCGGCCGAGCTACCTTCCATACCGGCAGAGGAGGATCACAAAGCAATCCTTTTTCTTCCTTCTTCAAGATGGGGGCGGAAGATATGCAGGGCCGCAGTTCCGGAGGGTATGCACAGCCGGCCAAAGGCCAGGATATGGTGTATCAACTCTCCGTTTCTCTTGATGATATCATGAAAGGAGCAAATAAAAATATTTCCCTGAGAAAAAACGGCGAGATTCAAAATGTTTCGGTAAAAGTCCCGGCCGGCATAGAAGCGGGCAAAAAGCTTCGTTTAAAAGGTAAAGGCGGCGTTGCCCCGGCGGGCGGTGTACCGGGAGATCTTTTTTTAAAAGTAGATGTGATGCCGCATGAAATATTTTCGCGTGATGGCGACGATCTTATTATGGCGGTGCAGATACAATTCAGTGAGGCCTGCCTGGGCACACAGGTGGAAGTAACCACCCTGGAAGGGAAAAAATTTAATGTAAAAGTCCCACCCGGAACTCCATGCGATGCCAGACTTCGGATTAAGGGGCACGGTCTGCCTCACGGCCCGTTAGGAGATCGAGGCGACATTTATGTGAAAGTAGGGATTCGCGTACCCCATGAATTGACCGAAGCCCAAAAGGAACTGGTCAACCAGTTGAAAGAACACGGTATGTGA